A part of Miscanthus floridulus cultivar M001 chromosome 6, ASM1932011v1, whole genome shotgun sequence genomic DNA contains:
- the LOC136460649 gene encoding uncharacterized protein — protein MEDLDLNSQAKGFPQLGSYQEFLQAEQNLFDKANWTEENTHIFCDVVVEQIRAGNCLNGTMSGRGYKEMRRKKPKCKKFMYGVSTYVDQLGEMFHGVTVDGSTSCIPGQGTFDPEERADEEGEDADGEGFVNSPMSSNSRKRTSSSTSTASSPLKKSKSPMLKMFRGCLKS, from the exons ATGGAGGATCTGGATCTGAACTCCCAGGCCAAGGGCTTCCCCCAGCTAGGCTCATACCAGGAGTTCCTACAGGCGGAGCAG AATCTATTTGACAAAGCCAATTGGACTGAAGAAAACACACACATATTCTGTGATGTAGTTGTTGAACAAATAAGGGCAGGGAATTGCTTGAATGGGACAATGTCTGGTAGAGGTTACAAGGAGATGCGTCG AAAAAAACCGAAATGTAAGAAGTTCATGTATGGCGTATCGACTTACGTTGACCAACTAGGTGAAATGTTCCATGGGGTGACAGTTGATGGATCCACCTCTTGCATCCCTGGACAAGGGACTTTTGATCCAGAAGAACGTGCTGATGAGGAAGGTGAAGATGCAGATGGAGAAGGCTTTGTGAATAGCCCAATGAGTTCTAACAGCCGCAAGAGGACAAGCAGCAGTACAAGCACAGCCTCAAGTCCACTCAAGAAAAGCAAAAGTCCAATGTTGAAGATGTTTAGGGGCTGCTTAAAGAGTTAG
- the LOC136460651 gene encoding uncharacterized protein gives MDGGSGLNIMYAETLDAMGIYRARIRPTRAPFHGNVPGKQTILIRQIDLPITFENLSNYRTETLTFERAYGCEVKSCELALATLAFEELAAIEKDIAEGAPDMKWAARSFEPTENAKEVLVDPDNSIDKTVSIGTDLSPK, from the exons atggatggaggcagcggcctcaacatcatgtacgctgagacGCTCGACGCTATGGGCATCTACCGAGCGCGCATCCGACCGACcagggcgcctttccatggcaatGTGCCAGGAAAGCAGACCATACTGatcaggcagatcgacctgcctatCACCTTTGAGAATCTATCcaactataggacagagaccctcaccttcgag AGGGCCTATGGGTGCGAGGTCAAGAGTTGCGAGCTTGCTTTGGCAACCCTTGCTTTTGAGGAGCTTGCAGCAATCGAGAAGGACATCGCTGAAGGAGCGCCTGACATGAAGTGGGCAGCCAGATCCTTTGAGCCTACAGAGAACGCCAAGGAGGTCCTTGTCGACCCTGATAACTCCATCGACAAGACGGTGAGCATCGGCACCGACCTCTCCCCTAAGTAG